One region of Thalassophryne amazonica chromosome 16, fThaAma1.1, whole genome shotgun sequence genomic DNA includes:
- the ier2a gene encoding immediate early response gene 2 protein yields the protein MEVSAEAKRIMVLALGKLYSSRTQRGGVRLHRSLLLTVVMKSARDIYHAAQSQTSPRGACVVLPERLTDTDTDGRDKENSFPSDPARHSRKRRGKAAAEPDFLPRKKAKLERLSGVQRLAVSSLFLMNCGSELAAPQHPELVQRTVTAC from the coding sequence atGGAGGTCAGCGCCGAAGCCAAGAGGATTATGGTTCTAGCTTTGGGGAAACTGTACAGCTCGCGGACTCAGCGAGGAGGTGTCCGTCTCCACAGGAGCCTCCTCCTGACTGTGGTGATGAAATCTGCCCGGGACATCTACCACGCGGCGCAGTCACAGACGTCCCCGCGCGGAGCCTGTGTGGTGCTGCCGGAGAGACTCACCGACACCGACACTGACGGACGGGACAAGGAGAATTCGTTCCCGTCCGATCCTGCGCGCCACTCCAGAAAAAGGCGGGGGAAAGCGGCGGCCGAGCCGGACTTTCTACCCCGGAAAAAGGCGAAGCTGGAGCGGCTGAGCGGCGTTCAGCGGCTCGCTGTGAGTTCTTTGTTCCTGATGAACTGTGGCAGCGAACTGGCAGCTCCGCAGCACCCAGAACTTGTCCAGAGGACAGTTACAGCGTGTTGA